A section of the Maylandia zebra isolate NMK-2024a linkage group LG8, Mzebra_GT3a, whole genome shotgun sequence genome encodes:
- the pgap3 gene encoding GPI-specific phospholipase A2-like PGAP3: MRAVGFTPLSSGRAFVNPDGPRRTAMASVVSLRGTSVTLPAVVTVLLLLMSVTTVQSSQGDKEPVYRDCVKQCIRANCTGARLNGFLSAQPQYMALTGWTCRDDCRYQCMWTTVGLYQAEGYRVPQFHGKWPFARFLCFEEPASALASLLNGLACLLMLLRYRSTVPRQSPMYHTINAFSLVSLNAWFWSTVFHTRDTYLTEKMDYFCATAVILYSIYLCCVRTLGLKRPGVSSMVGVLLILVFTSHVSYLTFVSFDYGYNMAANATIGMVNLLWWLCWCWQNRRTLPYWWKCGLVVLLLHGLALLELLDFPPLLWVLDAHAVWHLSTIPVHFLFYSFLIDDSLYLLNTEKLGVKVE; encoded by the exons ATGCGCGCTGTAGGCTTCACGCCGCTGTCGTCCGGTCGTGCCTTCGTGAATCCTGACGGGCCCAGAAGAACCGCCATGGCCTCTGTGGTTTCACTCCGCGGCACATCTGTCACACTCCCCGCTGTGGTCACCGTCCTCTTGCTCCTGATGTCGGTGACCACTGTGCAATCCTCTCAAGGCGACAAGGAGCCGGTTTACCGAGACTGTGTGAAGCAGTGTATCCGCGCAAACTGCACCGGAGCTCGGCTAAACGGCTTCCTGTCTGCCCAGCCGCAGTACATGGCGCTGACAG GTTGGACATGCCGTGATGACTGCCGCTATCAGTGCATGTGGACCACAGTCGGCCTTTACCAGGCTGAGGGGTACAGGGTCCCACAGTTCCACGGCAAG TGGCCGTTTGCACGCTTCTTGTGTTTTGAGGAGCCGGCATCCGCGTTGGCCTCTCTGCTGAATGGCCTGGCTTGCCTTCTCATGCTACTGCGCTATCGGAGCACGGTGCCACGACAGAGCCCCATGTACCACACCATCAACGCCTTCTCCCTG GTATCTCTCAATGCCTGGTTCTGGTCCACAGTGTTTCACACGCGGGACACCTATCTCACTGAG AAAATGGACTATTTCTGTGCAACAGCAGTCATTCTTTACTCAATCTACCTGTGCTGCGTCAG aACGTTGGGCCTAAAGCGACCCGGTGTGTCCAGCATGGTTGGAGTCCTGCTCATTTTGGTCTTTACCTCACACGTGTCCTACTTGACCTTTGTCAGTTTTGACTACGGCTACAACATGGCTGCAAACGCCACAATCG GCATGGTAAACCTCTTGTGGTGGCTCTGTTGGTGCTGGCAGAACCGGCGGACCCTGCCGTACTGGTGGAAGTGTGGCCTGGTGGTGTTGCTGCTCCACGGTCTGGCCCTGCTGGAGCTTCTGGACTTTCCCCCACTGCTTTGGGTCTTAGACGCCCACGCTGTTTGGCACCTCAGCACCATCCCAGTGCATTTCCTTTTCTACAG TTTCCTCATAGACGACAGCCTCTACTTACTAAACACAGAGAAGTTGGGTGTAAAAGTCGAGTAG